In Acidobacteriota bacterium, the sequence CGAGACCAGCTCCTGTTTGAGGAGGTTCAGGTGGATGTCCTTCACCAGGGAGATGTCCACCTTGAGGTACGAGGGCCGGACGTGGGTGATGGTCTGAATGGAGGAATAGCCCGTACCCAGATCGTCCAGCGCCACCTGGTACCCCATGGCCAGGTAGTTCTGCATGATGGTCCGGAAGGCGTCGTAGTTCTCGATGGCGTGGCGCTCGGTAAGTTCCCAGACGACTTCCGTGGGCGTGAGGCCGTATTGGTGGAGGAGTTCGACGGCGGGTTCGCCGAGGAAGTCGGGATCGTCGAGGGTCGTCGGAAGCGTGTTGATGAAAAGTTTCGGCTCCCCTTGAGAATCTGTGCATGAAAATGGGGTAAGGATGTTGAAGAGCATGAGCAACGCCAGCTACTTATGGAGTTCTTGGAGGCTTCATAAGTGGAGGGCCGCTCATGCTCGTGGAAAGTATCGTTCGAAAGACGCTGGGACTCAAGGACCACCGGGTGGCGGGTGTGAGACAGAAGGGGGAGGACCTTTTCGTAGCCCTGGACCTGAGACGAGGCCGCAAGCTGCCGTGCTCGGGGTGCGGGCGCCGATCGCGGGTCCGGGACCGGCTGGCGGAGAGGACGTGGCGCCATGTGCCGCTGTGGGGCATCTCTGTGAGGCTCTCTTACCGGCCCGCGAGAGTGCGGTGCCCTTCCTGCGGGGTGGTGGTGGAGCAAATCCCTTGGACCGAAGGAAAGAGTCCCCTGAGCGCCGGACTGATCCACGTTCTGGCCATCTGGGCCAGGCTTCTGGCATGGGAAGTCGTCGCCAGGCTCTTCGGAGTCTGCTGGAGCACGGTGGCCTCGGCGGTGCGCAGTGCCGTGAAGTATGGCCTGGCCCACCGGGATACATCCTTCGTCCGCCACATCGGCATCGATGAGATTAGCCGCAAGAAGGGACACGTGTACATGACCCAGGTGTACGACCTCGACCGGAAGCGGCTGATCTGGAGCAGTGAGGGCCGAAGCGAGGAGACCCTGCGGCGCTTCTTTGAGGAGTGGGGGCCCGAACGGACGGCCCAGATCGAGGGAATCTGCTGCGATATGTGGGCTCCTTACGTGAAGGTCATTAAGGAGCGGTGCCCCGACGCGGTGCTCGTTTTCGACAAGTTCCACCTGGTGCGCCACCTGCTCGAAGCTGTCGATCGGGTCCGAAAGATGGAGGCGAGAGCACTCAAGGCCAAAGAGCCCTCGCTGCTGCGCGGCACCCGCTACCTCTGGCTGAAAAACCCCTGGAACCTGACGCCCCACCAGAAGCAGCGCCTGGGGTACCTCGAACGGCTCAACCTGAAGATCCACAAGGCCTATCTTCTCAAGGAGCTTTTCCGCGAGATCTGGACCTACAAGCGGAGGGGATGGGCCGCGCGCTACCTCAAGAAGTGGTTCTGGTGGGCCACCCACAGCCGCATCAAACCCCTGCGCGACTTCGCCTGGCTTCTTCGCCGCCATGAGGAGGGCATCCTTGCCTACTTCGACCTCCGCATCGACAACGGCGCCACCGAAGCCATGAACAACAACGCCAAGCAGGTCAGCCACCGCGCCCATGGCTTCCGCACCCCCGACACCTTCGCTCTCAACCTCTACCACTGCCTTGGACACCTCCCACTACCTCATACCGTGCACAGATTCTTGTGAGGAGCCAAAGTTTCTTTC encodes:
- a CDS encoding EAL domain-containing protein, yielding MLFNILTPFSCTDSQGEPKLFINTLPTTLDDPDFLGEPAVELLHQYGLTPTEVVWELTERHAIENYDAFRTIMQNYLAMGYQVALDDLGTGYSSIQTITHVRPSYLKVDISLVKDIHLNLLKQELVSSLLILSRNINAQLVAEGIETGEELRAIRALGVTLGQGHLLGPPAPHFATEIRSL
- a CDS encoding ISL3 family transposase → MLVESIVRKTLGLKDHRVAGVRQKGEDLFVALDLRRGRKLPCSGCGRRSRVRDRLAERTWRHVPLWGISVRLSYRPARVRCPSCGVVVEQIPWTEGKSPLSAGLIHVLAIWARLLAWEVVARLFGVCWSTVASAVRSAVKYGLAHRDTSFVRHIGIDEISRKKGHVYMTQVYDLDRKRLIWSSEGRSEETLRRFFEEWGPERTAQIEGICCDMWAPYVKVIKERCPDAVLVFDKFHLVRHLLEAVDRVRKMEARALKAKEPSLLRGTRYLWLKNPWNLTPHQKQRLGYLERLNLKIHKAYLLKELFREIWTYKRRGWAARYLKKWFWWATHSRIKPLRDFAWLLRRHEEGILAYFDLRIDNGATEAMNNNAKQVSHRAHGFRTPDTFALNLYHCLGHLPLPHTVHRFL